A region from the Vicia villosa cultivar HV-30 ecotype Madison, WI linkage group LG3, Vvil1.0, whole genome shotgun sequence genome encodes:
- the LOC131659533 gene encoding EPIDERMAL PATTERNING FACTOR-like protein 6 — MFYAATTASIVSSQDIDLQHLKKEIKQGLVSQGKPKDHIFLKRRLLVGPGSSPPTCIAKCNECTPCTPILVTVPPKKQEEFGPYYPQVWKCTCDNQLYDP, encoded by the coding sequence ATGTTTTACGCTGCTACTACTGCATCCATTGTTTCATCTCAAGATATTGATTTACAACATCTTAAGAAGGAAATCAAACAAGGTTTGGTGTCTCAAGGAAAACCAAAAGatcatatttttctcaaaagaAGGCTTCTTGTTGGTCCAGGTTCTAGTCCTCCAACATGCATAGCCAAATGCAATGAATGTACCCCTTGTACACCCATCCTTGTGACTGTTCCACCAAAGAAACAAGAGGAGTTTGGGCCCTACTATCCACAAGTATGGAAATGCACGTGTGACAACCAGCTCTATGATCCATGA